The DNA window tttattAGTGTATCATACTTATCcattcatcagcgaacacacagtgGAGAAAAGCCatataagtgcagtgaatgtggaaagagcttcaGTGACCCTTCAGCATTAAggcaccatcattggacacacgTATTAGAAAAACcatacaagtgcagtgaatgtggaaagagctttatcACTTTATCATACCTAACCGTTCACCAGagaacacacactggagaaaaaccATACAGGTGCATCGAATGTGGGAAGAGCTTTAAAGACCAATCAAACTTAAGATGGCATCATCGGACACACACTGGAGAGAAACCATACAGTTGCACAGACTGTGGGGCTAGTTTCATTAGATCATCACACCTAGCTGCTCATAGGAAAACACACACTGGAAAAAAACCTTATtggtgcagtgaatgtggaaattGCTTTAGTGAACAATCTGACTTAAGAATTCATCAGcgtacacacacaggagaaaaaccatacaagtgcagtgaatgtgataAGCGCTTTACTAGTTCATCACACCTTGCTACTCATAAGAGAATACACACCGGAGAAAAACCGTACAGTTGCAGCGAATGTGGGATGAGCTTCAGTGATTCTTCAGCATTAAGATCCCATCGCcgaatacacacaggagagaaacctttcaagtgcagtgaatgtgggaagaaCTTTATCGCAGCATCACAGTTAAAACGCCACCAGCAAATACACTCTGGAGAAAAGCCATAccagtgcagtgaatgtgggaagagctttaTAAGAGCATCAAATCTGAAggctcatcagcgaacacacagcaGAGAAAGAGTATAAAGTAGGAAGAACTTTACtcagtttttttttaactaagataaaaccatcaaacacaaaatagtaaaaaaataaattatgcagGTGCCTTGATTGTGAAAGATGTACACCCACTACTTCGACCCCCTCCATTGGGGTGGGGGTTGTCACTGTATTCCCAGCACAGCATTGTGAGCCCTACACATCAGGTTAGTTTTTACTAACGTTTACATTGGGAGTCACTATACAACAGTGGGCCTTCCACAAATGTATGTGTATATGGAATAGGGTTAATGGAATAAAGCTATctaattgtgtgtgagtgtgtgtatttatataaaaatatatacactgaaaaaaacaaaggttacagaaacgttatagttaggttctgaatttcctcgcacaaagccaaagtaatttaacagttatagttatggttaactcaagtcactataactcgcaccctaagttaactataatttgtgcccctgccatgtacagttttctcatcaataattttattgcaaatgttgcagtaataatatcacagaagttatcatcaatgatgtaatatgcatagtaattagctgtgcatggttcagctgcaaggtatagttaccttaggccgcgagttataggtacttaagttaactataactcctgaatttctatggttttgtgcgaggaaattcaaaacctaactataacatgcctatAACCTattgttgtttcagtgaatttctatgttttttttagcacacacagatgtaaataTAAGTAGCACTGCCCATAGCCAGGCCCATtgaccaaccctcctgcatgcaccctaaGCTACACACTGCCTTTCGctgtgtg is part of the Pleurodeles waltl isolate 20211129_DDA chromosome 4_2, aPleWal1.hap1.20221129, whole genome shotgun sequence genome and encodes:
- the LOC138293788 gene encoding zinc finger protein 665-like, producing MDRFISEIMNHLQKQPIYVSKNIQKPETRNAKEKTYTCSECKKGFNFPSQLKQHELTHTGEKPYTCRECGKKFNNSSNLRAHQQIHTGDKQYICSECGKSFKQASGLNLHRGTHIGPKPYQCTECEKSFNRPSHLRTHQRTHTGEKPYKCSECGKSFISVSYLSIHQRTHSGEKPYKCSECGKSFSDPSALRHHHWTHVLEKPYKCSECGKSFITLSYLTVHQRTHTGEKPYRCIECGKSFKDQSNLRWHHRTHTGEKPYSCTDCGASFIRSSHLAAHRKTHTGKKPYWCSECGNCFSEQSDLRIHQRTHTGEKPYKCSECDKRFTSSSHLATHKRIHTGEKPYSCSECGMSFSDSSALRSHRRIHTGEKPFKCSECGKNFIAASQLKRHQQIHSGEKPYQCSECGKSFIRASNLKAHQRTHSRERV